The nucleotide sequence AGAGAAGCCCTCACTGCTGCAGCCTTTCTTTTTGAAAGACTGGCGAAGTCTTGCCATTTCTTTCTGACGTcagttccccctctcctgaCCCCACTGACTGCCGTCATTTTTTGAGCTATTTCCTCCCACAGCTTGGTTTTTTCTTTGTTGGTGTGGGCACCTTTGAATCTAGaaaattaaatatatttatttctctCAATTTCTTCAATGAGAAATGCTCATTTCTTCGGCCTTGAAGCCAGCCTTTCTTTTCTTGTCAGACGCCATTGGTCTTTCATAGATAGGTTTGACGTTACCTGAGCATTTTTATACTCGTCACGCTGATTGCAGGGAACTGACACCGGCGGTGTAAAACTCAGATGCAGCAGTTTGCacgttcactttattgtctttgCCTTCATGTAGCATCATACAATGTACATTGAAAAGTACTAAAATAAGTAGATTATAATACATGTAAAATGTTCTTTagcgacagaaaatattttgtgTACCGTAATTCGTCAATTATTTTGGTTAACGTTTTAATTTGAAAGTCTTAAAGTTGCGAAAATACATCCAAGTCCATTTTTTTGTGACGAATAATATATAGCCTACCTTGAAGTTGTCGGGGTCCACGTGCAGTTTCTCAGAATGGAGGTGGCTCAGTTAATTCGTTTCTCTAATGTTGTCCATGTTCTTCCAACCCCGTTCCAATCCGTGAATGACAACAACTCCATGAGCAGCGACCATCTTATTACCTTCTATAGCGGCGGCGTTAAACAGGTTTCCAAAGTTACCAAAGTACCTCTGTGTCCATGGGTACACAACCAGGGTTCTGAAAAAGTACACTTTATACTTTAATTTCAGTTTATAATCTCGGTAAGGAAGAACGTATTTGTTTTAAGCATTCAAAAATTGTGAAAAAAGCTATAGTCACCTTGAAAGAGCCTTAGGGCCCACTTTATCATAGTCAATTTGAGCGAAAATGCTTGTGATTGTAGTGCGCTCGAACTCTGTCCACTCAACCATCTTGCTGCCTTTGATTGTGTCTCAGAGTACTTCGCTGAAAGATAATGATTTTTGGCACCAGAGCGCGCAGCGTTTAAATAGACCCCCACAACAGCTTGCGATTCGATGAATCCAAACTATGGGCTAAGCACTGTTGCgttttaaatataatttgactaAAACGAGTGATAAGGTAAAGTTCAGTTTGAGTGACTATGCTCAAAGCAAATACGGTTCAAAGAGCTTGCCTAAATGAACAACATTAAAATGAAAACCTTTGGGTTTCCGTTGGgaaatatataggcctatgcaggtcctaggctacttctaaaacacacttcatTGAAACACTAATGAAACTACATTTTGGTCATGCGTAAAGATTCGAGGAAGAATACACGGTCTTTAGGCCTTTGCTGAAACTAGCAAACATGTTTTGGAGCACAGTAAATCAAATGGTGTGCGAATTGTGTAAGCATTTCATGAATGCATCATGCTGATTGTCAAGTCATGAAACCTACTGTGCTTTATGCAAATGCCTAGGCTACATCATGTGAACTATTTTTAACCACATACGATTAAAAACCATTATAATAATTATGATATAACCTATAATCGTTTTCTGTACCGACagtaaatactttttttgtgttttactCAATTCTCAACACTCAATCATTTTGCGCATTAGGCTACTCAATTATTTTGGTAAAGTTTATCACATTTCCGCATCCAGGAAGCGTCTTAAGTAGGCCTATAAGAGACAGGTATAACGTTCTTGTTAAgaacatgtttgggaaacgcacttAAACGCACTGTTCGGCGGCACCTCTAGTGTCGTAACGGGACTCCCTTtaggaaaaaatacaaatttcTCAAGtagaaagggcaacatttgggacccATTCATGAACAGCACCCGTTTCCATTGGAAGGAGGAGTGCTGATTTGATTTGTCATATAGCCTAGCAAACCGTTACGGTGAAGAGTTGCCTTCATTAAAAACGATATGTATTAAAAACATGAAAAACATATAGCCtaggcctatagcctacctttcACTTAACTGAAACGGAGAAATACAATGGCTATTGCCAGATAGGCAAACTTGTCATCCCTGGGTATCATTTAATTAGGCTACTTTAACCTTAACTTTAACCTTTTGTATAAACTGGTAGGCCACTTCTGTCTTGAACATTTTTTTGTAATCTACATTCATGCCACGCACATTGAGGGAAAGGGTGGTACCACACATAATCTTGTGATAAAGCGTACAAGCACAAGTTAAGGTCCAACCCCATAAATACCTAATGAATTGCTCAAAATGGTTCTAATACTCCTATCGATGCACGAACAAGGTTTATTCTACAAAACTATTACCCCTGTTAAAAATAATTGGTAAGTTGCCTAAATAAAACCATTCAAATGACCACCCAACCCTAAATCAATTGATGCACAAACAGGTTTTCGGACGTTGGCTCTTTAAAAAACAGTTGACCACAGTATTTAACAGGGGTAATAGCTTTGTAGAATATGCCTTGTTCGTGCGTCGATAGGAGTATTAGAACCATTGGGGGTAATTCATTAGGCATTTATTGGCTTGGACTTTAAGATGGTTCTTTTGTCTGCATTTAAATCATTAGACATTTATGTCGAACTTTCCCTTTGTCGCATTTAACTTTCAAATGTTCTGTAGGCTTTTAACTACGGTGTTGAAACTGTATTTCTCTTTTCGGGTTTACAGTCCTCTTATATTAGCCTAATAGTACATTAGGCCAAATAAACAGCCTGCATTAGTGTGTCGGTGTGTTGGTCTCTGTTACAAATTAATCTGTGAATATAGGCCTTCCAACAAAAAAGTATGGGCATTTTACACACTTGATTATCTAAGGGCCTTGCACTTGTACGCTTTATCACAAGATTATGTGTGGTAGCACCCTTTCCCTCAATGTGCGTGGCATGAATTTAGATTACAAATAATTTTTTGAGACAGAAGTGGCCTACCAGTTTATACACGTACCATTAGGTTAAATTAGCTTAATTAAAGGATACTTGGATGACAAGTTTGCTTATCTGGCAATAGCCATTGTATTTCTCCCTTTTAGTTAAGTGAAAGGTCTAAGacggctagggctagggctaagaCGCTCCTTGCATGGGAATTGTAATCTAAATTCATGCCACGCACATTGAGGGAAAGGGTGGTACCACACATAATCTTGTGATAAAGCGTACAAGCACAAGTTAAGGTCCAACCCCATAAATACCTAATGAATTGCTCAAAATGGTTCTAATACTCCTATCGATGCACGAACAAGGTTTATTCTACAAAACTATTACCCCTGTTAAATACTGTGGTCAACTGTTTTTAAAGAGCCATCCGAGAACACCCTGAGAAATTTTGTACATCAACATCTTAACCATTATTTTCGCTATGACCACATACACAAAGCTAAAATCAAAAATATGTTACCATTTGATTGGTCTGCAATGTTATGTTGGCCTAAGCTATGCTCTTTGTATGCCTTAAGTCTTGACAAAATAATTAGGCCACTGACTAAAAACGAATGAAAACCGCAAACGAATGAAAACTCAAGTTCATTTGTTTCaacatttatttagttttgaAGTACAGAGTGCCCCTGGGCAATGTTGTCTCTGAAATATCTCTGAAAGATGTTCAGCAGTTTATCGGTACTTCTCTTGCAGAGCCAGAGACACTGCAGCGAGGAACTTGTCAAGAGACACATGAGCCTCTGGGGTGAACTCATCGGCGAACATGATGGCCAGAACCACGATGATGTTGTGGCAGAAGATCTGGGGTAAAAAAAAGCAAAGGACGCGTCAACGTAACAAGTCACAACATAGCACTAAAACCCAACTATAGCTACTTTGCTAACCTTGAAGTTAGCAGGATCCACTCGCAGTTGGAATGCGTGCAGCTCACTGAGGCTGATGAGACCATTGGAAAGGTCGTCGATTTTGGAGACGGCTTCACTAACACCTTCAATGATAGTCTTTCCATGACTCCTCACTGGAGCAGAGCCGGGGCTCAGGTCTGGCCAGTGAGAAAAGTAGGTCTTGGTCTGCGGGTACACCACCAGCATTCTATAAGAAAATAATATGAATGCATTTTAAAAGAGCACCCATAGCTTATATTACTTTATAGGCTACAGGCCTACGTCTATAATTTAACTTTGGTCCAAACAACTATTCAAAAACACGTTTTAAATACCTGGACAGAGCGTCGGATCCGACTTCTTCCGTTTTAGGTGCCACCTTGGCCCAGAAGGCCTTGACGGTTGCCTTGTCCTTAGAACTGAGACTCATCTTGTTTGTTGTCTTTGACAGTTTGAATCTAGTGAAGTTTAGTGACCAGCTCTCAACTGCGTGCGTTTTATATAAGCTAGTTAAGTGGTCACACCCAACCTCTACGTGTGAAACTTTGGAAGCCTTCCACATTGTTTTAAGATTAGCGCTTCACTTGCATGCGATAGAAAATAAGTAGTTATGCTCTAATTTAAGTTTCTAAGGATTTAAACTACATGTTTATACATAGTTTATATTGACTTTTTAACTTAATTCACTAGGCCTATAATGTTTTAATGGCACGGTGACCAATTTTGCGCAGGTGCCATGTTGCAATAATTTAACGGAATTCCACGTTAAAATATTACAATATTTATAACGGTCGGCTTACTTATTGTACTTTTATTAGGATTATTTAATTGCAAGAGTGCTGTAGTATATTGTAGGCTACAGTGTAAATAAGTAAAAGTTTACCTCATGACTGCATGACAGAATTAATAATTGATAATAATCTGTGACAttaccaactagagagggtacaatttctggggaaattgtagggtgtgcttgcttgcgtcggttgcacaggggtccgttttttaatgacatttttacaactgatatttctgtatattttatataaaaatgcatagggcctacttattatttataaagattacatagatttaaaagcatcttttttttgctgctcatttacaattcaaaatacgagtgaagtgtagaattaaatatgatgtcttctcatttcccctgcaagaggcagcctcatagctgaatcaaaacgaacaaATTTGGctgaccggtgtaaaaatgtacctaatctctatgacttaaacgtctttttaagttttcccttctcgtgatatttccaggcatttagcctaccgcattcattaattaataaagaaccccctttgaagattattctacgacgttaccggcagtagaatatggaatcgcgattcaaacagtagcctaccatctgctaactgaaaatatgccccccaaaacgtaaataagtttgacatttatttagtggaaaatcgctcattcataaaaagctcactgccCACATAGCAAGCACTGTCGGCCCGCTTCCGGCTTAATGTTGGCACAATCGGCTGAAGTCCGGGTCGGCTGAAGTATTGTCTCACTTGGTCGGGCCCACTCTGGCATGGTGTAGTCGTACTGACTACATCATACTGTACCTGGCCCGATTATGGTTCAAATGATGCGTTACGTTGTTGATGCAAAGCTTCAGCCTGAGTGTCGGCACTATCGGCTGAAGTCCGGGTTGGCTGAAGAAGCCTACGGTCTCATTAAGTTGGGCCGACTCTGGCATGGCGTCGTACTGACTAGGCATCACACTGTACCTGGCCCGATTATGGTTCAAATGATGCGTTACGTTGTTGATGCAAAGAGCATGACTAGCTTCAGCCTGAGTGTTGGCACTATCGGCTGAATTCCGGGTTGGCTGAAGTAGCCTATACGGTCTCATTATGTTGGGCCGACTCTGGCATGGTGTCGTACTGATTACATCACACTGTACCTGGCCCGATTATGGTTCAAGTTATGTGTTACGTTGTTGATTCACGAGCATGCTGCTTAGTCTGAGTGTTGTCTCTATCGGCTGAAATCAGGGTTGCCTGAAGCTATACGTTCTCATTAAGTCGGGCCGACTCTGGCATGGTGTAGTTGTACTGACTACATCACACTGTACCTGGCCCGATTATGGTTCAAGTTATGTGTTACGTTGTTGATTCACGAGCATGCTTTAGTGTTGGCCCTATATCGGCTGAAGTCCAGTTGGCTGAAGTAGTcttagcgatcattgtcagaacaacgcaaaatgcgatatagccctgtgtggagaagctgccccggtaaattgtactactactgtacagtactagactactgctgtgttcgtcttggtagcgattgcgttggttgaattggatttaacgttccgttgtacggtttaagattaaattaattattttcatgaacagattaacaacgtttaggctgtggcaatgaagttcaggttagtagttagatagacttttgatttaagtaaggggagtgccgaacatgttctgttgccgtttgacttcctaaacagctgtgtagtgtagatgtttttgtagtgtgtctcgggtaagctacagcgttgcagtgagctacactggtttgaaaccacaggtaatggtaatttcaccaacaaatcgttttctaatgtcagaataaatcctacaacgaaaatgtatatgtggggaataacgctacatcatagaccactgtagtatgtgttgcccgggcaacacaggctaatgtcatgatgctaatacttcagtgaaatagtagactactgtttccgaaagtagatgtggcgggagtcagttggctgagcggtgagggagtcgggctagtaatccgaaggttgcgagttcgattcccggtcatgccaactgacgttgtgtccttgggcaaggcacttcaccctactacctcgggggaatgtccctgtacttactgtaagtcgctctggtacttactgtatgtcaccctggcctcttcttgtggcgtttctgcagctgccttgcagtaaaggctattccccaagttaacagatgcgaaacgaatgttctgccaaaggtagtcacgcgtgttttcgtgacgttagtgacgcagtgacgttagtaacgtcagtgactgtggctagcaaattagccaccgttagcttcacttttcgccacaaaaacttaacttaagcctaaaccatgcaatggaaggtaaattccaatagaagcaactcaatcgctaccaagacgaaacttttgacacctacgttgtctatgtaggccaaatattgactgagttttaggggggaaaaaataaataaaaaaaataatatatatgtgagagaacaaaggttgtgcccttgccgaaggcaaagcacacccaataaatatatatgtgagagaacaaaggttgtgctcaagccttcCAATAACATGTCAAAGACctggggtgcgtttcccgaaagcgtcgtaagcctaaattgatcgtagagtccatcgtacgatggatcttagttgtACAGGCCGTTTCCCGAAACCATCGTAGCTAAAGAGGCACTTGAAAATCCTCGTAGAGTAACGAGAGCTCCAGACCAGTCGTAGATCGCAAAATGCATTGTAGAGCAGAGACTCGGTGGAGACACACGTAGGCAGACCATGAAAACTACATTAGACTAATGCTGAAAGTTACTTCCGATGGAAAATAAGATTATTTTGGTTAACGTTTTAATTTGAAAGTCTTAAAGTTGCGTCAGAAGAATCACATTTCAGTACAATGGACAGCGTCATGTTAAGTGCAACTTAAGAGACACGTACAATGattctccttacgagcatgttcgggaaacgcacgtaagaaataacgatggatcgttatTTTGATCGTAGAGAACCCTCGTAATAGCTACGATCCATGGTTATCAATGATGAAGGGCGGGGCCACCACTCAGAAAGTCAAGATGGTGTGCTAAAGAGCCAACGGAATCTAGTCTTTGGGTTAAGTCAACATCCAAGTAAAAATCATACACATAGGACTTAGTGCTTTTTTATTATCATACTGATCATACTGATGTCAAATGCTTCaaccaaaaaaaaaatgaaggCGATCAACAAAGGTGTTTTAAGTCTGATAAATGAACATAAAAAATAACATTTAGCCTACATAAACAGTTAGTATGAACAGATTTTGATTTGGCCTTCAAATTAAACGAAATCCTTATCCTAAAttaaataaacaacaaaaatgtacGTGTGGTAAGTTGCCTAAATAAAACCATTCAAATGACCACCCAACCCTAAATCAATTGATGCACAAACAGGTTTTCGGACGTTGGCTCTTTAAAAAACAGTTGACCACAGTATTTAACAGGGGTAGCTTTGTAGAATATGCCTTCTTCGTGCG is from Osmerus mordax isolate fOsmMor3 chromosome 3, fOsmMor3.pri, whole genome shotgun sequence and encodes:
- the LOC136940504 gene encoding hemoglobin embryonic subunit alpha-like; translation: MSLSSKDKATVKAFWAKVAPKTEEVGSDALSRMLVVYPQTKTYFSHWPDLSPGSAPVRSHGKTIIEGVSEAVSKIDDLSNGLISLSELHAFQLRVDPANFKIFCHNIIVVLAIMFADEFTPEAHVSLDKFLAAVSLALQEKYR